In a genomic window of Croceibacterium sp. TMG7-5b_MA50:
- a CDS encoding PH domain-containing protein, which produces MADHSPPLSAVSEEEPLTPLDRRYLTMVRCLTALTLVVPLLAAAGVELAGLPLPGMAIGPVLLIAALLLLRLPRRRYRASGYDMAADRLRVVRGAWWRRDIIVPFSRVQHIDVAQGPAERLFGLGTLVLHTAGNHNSSVALPGLAQPQALAMRDAIRAHLAAAAR; this is translated from the coding sequence ATGGCCGACCATTCTCCGCCGCTTTCCGCCGTTTCCGAGGAGGAACCGCTCACACCGCTGGACCGGCGGTACCTGACCATGGTGCGCTGCCTGACCGCGCTGACGCTGGTCGTGCCGTTGCTGGCCGCGGCGGGCGTGGAGCTTGCCGGGCTGCCGCTGCCGGGAATGGCGATCGGTCCGGTGCTGCTCATCGCGGCACTGCTGCTGCTGCGGCTGCCGCGGCGGCGTTATCGGGCGAGCGGATACGACATGGCGGCAGACCGCCTGCGCGTGGTGCGCGGGGCGTGGTGGCGGCGGGACATCATCGTGCCGTTCAGCCGCGTCCAGCACATCGATGTGGCGCAGGGCCCGGCAGAGCGGTTGTTCGGCCTCGGCACGCTGGTGCTGCACACTGCGGGCAACCACAACAGCAGCGTGGCGCTGCCCGGACTGGCGCAGCCGCAGGCGCTGGCCATGCGTGACGCGATTCGCGCGCATCTGGCGGCGGCCGCACGGTGA
- a CDS encoding GNAT family N-acetyltransferase, with the protein MICLLTERLVLEPPDARHIAEMRAITDDPDTHRYLGGPQSAADHFTRMARNAGSWQLYGYGGFAVTLRTSGATVGNVGVFHSWRGLGADVDDMPEAGWILGRQFVGQGLAREAVTAALGWFDEVHRGRPIFCMIDPDNAPSLALAAHFGFVPLRDAQLGTAPVRLLLRG; encoded by the coding sequence ATGATCTGCCTGCTGACAGAACGCCTGGTGCTGGAGCCGCCCGATGCGCGCCACATTGCTGAAATGCGCGCGATCACCGATGATCCTGACACCCACCGCTATCTGGGCGGTCCGCAGAGCGCGGCGGACCATTTTACCCGGATGGCGCGCAATGCCGGCAGCTGGCAGCTCTACGGCTATGGTGGGTTCGCCGTGACGTTGCGGACCAGCGGGGCGACGGTCGGCAATGTCGGCGTGTTCCATTCCTGGCGCGGCCTGGGCGCCGACGTGGACGACATGCCCGAAGCCGGCTGGATCCTGGGGCGTCAGTTCGTCGGGCAGGGGCTGGCGCGGGAGGCGGTGACCGCCGCGCTTGGCTGGTTCGACGAGGTGCATCGCGGTCGGCCGATCTTCTGCATGATCGATCCCGACAATGCGCCGTCGCTCGCACTCGCCGCCCACTTCGGCTTCGTCCCGCTGCGCGATGCGCAATTGGGTACGGCGCCGGTCAGGCTGCTGCTGCGGGGATAA
- a CDS encoding PH domain-containing protein, with product MSDVAAPAAQEWRRTAPIGMIARVLHSLPSAALSIVAALVGVRSIGNPWVVAGLLAVALLVTGICTVLAWRHHRYLVGPDDLRIEKGLLSRQVRAIPYDRIHDVALREPLAARLFGLVEVGFDTGTGEDEEGRLVFVTAAEGARLRDTVRARRGGMPAVEASAPPAEAVIAGTGSRLLYRLTPARLLLLGVFEFSLVVFAVLAGAAQQFDFLFDLYDWRSWVSIGGEPLRWLLGLGLAVQVVAALLGLLLLVPLGLATGIVRTALREWDFRLEQTPRGLRRQRGLLTRSDVVMPLERVQALVTATGIVRHRWGWHKLQAISLAQDSKEEKSHTLVPFAQTPEIAPIAELIGLPLPGETAEWRRASTRWRDHRAVLAAALPAATGMALVGLAPLLARDPATWLTMLLPAAALWLLAGVLVFRQWYLWRHNHHALQQALLWSREGWLSPRLAIATPIKLQSAELRQGPLARMGGYADLHLGLAGGTLALHGLPVADARDMRDIIVSQMAAVDFSAANLPA from the coding sequence GTGAGCGACGTCGCCGCGCCTGCGGCGCAGGAGTGGCGGCGCACCGCCCCCATCGGCATGATCGCGCGGGTGCTGCACAGCCTGCCCAGTGCGGCGCTGTCGATCGTGGCGGCGCTGGTCGGCGTCCGCTCGATCGGCAACCCCTGGGTGGTGGCGGGGCTGCTGGCCGTGGCACTCCTCGTCACGGGCATCTGCACGGTGCTGGCCTGGCGGCATCACCGTTACCTGGTCGGCCCGGACGACCTCAGGATCGAGAAGGGGCTGCTTTCGCGCCAGGTGCGCGCGATCCCCTATGACCGGATCCATGACGTCGCCTTGCGGGAGCCGCTGGCCGCGCGTCTGTTCGGGCTGGTGGAAGTCGGCTTCGACACGGGCACGGGCGAGGATGAGGAGGGTCGGCTGGTCTTTGTCACGGCGGCCGAAGGTGCCCGGCTGCGCGATACGGTGCGCGCCCGGCGTGGCGGCATGCCGGCGGTCGAGGCGTCGGCGCCGCCTGCCGAGGCGGTGATTGCCGGGACCGGGAGCCGGCTGCTTTATCGCCTGACCCCTGCACGATTGCTGCTGCTGGGCGTGTTCGAGTTCTCGCTGGTGGTGTTCGCGGTGCTCGCCGGCGCCGCGCAGCAATTCGACTTCCTGTTTGACCTGTATGATTGGCGTAGCTGGGTGTCGATCGGCGGGGAGCCGCTGCGCTGGCTGCTAGGGTTGGGACTGGCCGTGCAGGTGGTGGCCGCGCTGCTCGGCCTGCTGCTGCTGGTACCGCTGGGCCTTGCCACCGGTATCGTGCGAACGGCGCTGCGTGAATGGGATTTCCGGCTGGAGCAGACGCCACGCGGGCTGCGCCGTCAGCGCGGCTTGCTGACGCGCAGCGATGTGGTGATGCCGTTGGAACGGGTGCAGGCGCTGGTCACGGCGACCGGTATAGTGCGGCACCGCTGGGGCTGGCACAAGCTGCAGGCGATCAGTCTGGCGCAGGACAGCAAGGAGGAGAAGAGCCACACGCTGGTGCCCTTCGCACAAACGCCGGAGATCGCGCCGATCGCGGAGCTGATCGGATTGCCGCTGCCGGGCGAGACGGCGGAGTGGCGGCGTGCATCCACTCGCTGGCGCGATCACCGCGCCGTGCTGGCCGCGGCGCTACCGGCCGCGACCGGGATGGCGCTGGTCGGGCTGGCACCGCTGCTGGCGCGCGACCCGGCGACATGGCTGACGATGCTGTTGCCGGCGGCGGCATTGTGGCTGCTGGCGGGCGTGCTGGTGTTCCGCCAATGGTATCTGTGGCGGCACAATCACCACGCGTTGCAGCAGGCGCTGCTGTGGTCGCGCGAAGGCTGGCTGTCGCCTCGGCTGGCTATAGCCACCCCGATCAAGCTGCAATCGGCGGAGCTGCGGCAAGGGCCGCTGGCGCGGATGGGCGGCTATGCCGATCTGCATCTGGGCCTTGCCGGCGGCACCCTGGCGCTGCACGGTCTGCCCGTGGCGGACGCCCGCGACATGCGCGACATCATCGTGTCCCAGATGGCGGCGGTCGATTTCAGCGCCGCCAACCTGCCGGCTTAG
- a CDS encoding efflux RND transporter permease subunit: MGFRNISAWSIRNPLVPILAFIGLMLAGIVSFMQMDVQNNPDIELPMVIAIISQPGAAPTEIENQITQRVEAAVQTLEGVENINSTAEEGASVTQIEFALGTDVAQAVNEVKANIDQIRGELPDGILEPQIYRVQTSSEPIVFFGVAADDMTIEQLSWFIDDTVTKRLLTVPGLAEVSRNGGVDREILVILDPQRMQALGVTASQVNAALRQLNLNAAGGQAEIAGSRQSVRVLGNAEDAYELSQTQIALGDGRTVKLSDIGRVSDAYGELQSLAKINGRQVVTFGMTRARGESDVAVYDGAVEVLHALEAENPGIRFTRLFTEVDYTRQQYDSSINAMIEGAVLAVIVVLIFLRDWRATVIAALAIPLSAIPTFWFMDMMGFTLNSLSLLALGLVAGVLVDDAIVEIENIVRHMRMGKTAFQAAIDAADEIGLAVVATTMSIVAVFLPVGLMPGIAGQFFKNFGLTVVVSVLISLLVARMITPMIAAYFLKAHGHAEHGGGRWMDLYMRALAWSLDRRSADRRLAAIGPRKPFRRRYGAGAVLLFGLVGLAWLAGALAVIGGVNVMLPALASMGAWAGVFSFLPDLLARVLGFIALLASLLLLLAAAGMASWLLARAMLLATNGLSRLFGHGFREWYGHRRARFGARMQDHRVWMIGTGAAALVMTGLLGYNLPTQFFPNADSDFSRISVTMVPGTTLRQTEAVIDAIAERMREEQEVQLALGVVREGEGTVRLVFREDRRRTSLEFERELAPVLQQFPDARVNFQDPNGGGPGGGRAITSMLAGSDNEQLQQAAAVLAEQMRGVPGVVAPRVEADLQRPELIILPREDLAASLGVTTSALSQAIRIATLGDIDQNAARFSLSDRQVPIRVRLDERDRRDISNIRNLPVPTANGGSVPLERVADISFGAGPTTIERYNQNRRVFVTADVAPGFASGDVKSAINQLPIMLDLPTGVSNAPVGQDEWQQDMVRDFAVALVSGILLVFAVLVLLYRRLVSPLVNMASLALAPLGGLLLLTAIGQPMSLPVFIGMLMLFGIVGKNSILLIDFAIEEMATGAEKRAAIMEAGHKRAQPIIMTTVAMTAGMIPTALSLGGDGAWRAPMGTVVIGGLILSTLLTLLIVPAGFSLADGLEKRLGPWMRGRFLTYRPGDEVPAGAGAPHPAE; the protein is encoded by the coding sequence ATGGGCTTCCGCAACATCTCCGCCTGGTCGATCCGCAACCCGCTGGTCCCGATCCTGGCGTTCATCGGCCTGATGCTGGCGGGCATCGTCAGCTTCATGCAGATGGATGTGCAGAACAATCCGGATATCGAGCTGCCGATGGTGATCGCCATCATCAGCCAGCCGGGCGCCGCACCGACGGAGATCGAGAACCAGATCACCCAGCGGGTCGAGGCGGCGGTGCAGACGCTGGAAGGGGTGGAGAACATCAATTCCACCGCGGAAGAAGGCGCCAGCGTCACCCAGATCGAATTCGCCCTCGGCACCGATGTCGCGCAGGCCGTGAACGAGGTGAAGGCGAACATCGACCAGATCCGCGGCGAACTTCCCGACGGCATCCTGGAACCGCAGATCTACCGCGTGCAGACCAGCAGCGAACCGATCGTGTTCTTCGGCGTCGCGGCCGACGACATGACGATCGAGCAGCTGTCATGGTTCATCGACGATACCGTGACGAAGCGGTTGCTGACCGTGCCGGGCCTGGCGGAAGTCAGCCGCAATGGCGGGGTCGACCGCGAGATCCTGGTGATCCTCGATCCGCAGCGCATGCAGGCGCTGGGCGTCACCGCCAGCCAGGTCAACGCGGCGCTGCGCCAGCTGAACCTCAACGCCGCCGGGGGCCAGGCCGAAATCGCCGGATCGCGCCAGTCGGTGCGCGTGCTGGGCAATGCGGAGGACGCGTACGAACTGTCGCAGACGCAGATCGCGCTGGGTGACGGGCGCACGGTCAAGCTGTCCGACATCGGCCGGGTCAGCGACGCCTATGGCGAATTGCAGTCGCTGGCCAAGATCAACGGGCGGCAGGTGGTGACCTTCGGCATGACCCGCGCCCGCGGCGAATCCGACGTCGCTGTCTATGACGGCGCGGTGGAGGTGCTGCATGCGCTGGAGGCGGAGAACCCCGGCATCCGCTTCACCCGCCTGTTCACGGAAGTCGATTACACCCGCCAGCAATATGACAGTTCGATCAACGCCATGATCGAAGGGGCGGTGCTGGCGGTGATCGTGGTGCTGATCTTCCTGCGCGACTGGCGCGCCACGGTGATCGCGGCGCTGGCCATTCCGCTGTCGGCGATCCCCACATTCTGGTTCATGGACATGATGGGCTTCACGCTCAACAGCCTGTCGCTGCTGGCGTTGGGGCTGGTGGCGGGCGTGCTGGTGGACGATGCGATCGTGGAGATCGAGAACATCGTGCGTCACATGCGCATGGGCAAGACCGCGTTCCAGGCCGCGATCGACGCCGCGGACGAGATCGGCCTGGCGGTGGTCGCCACCACCATGTCGATCGTGGCGGTGTTCCTGCCGGTTGGCCTGATGCCGGGCATCGCGGGCCAGTTCTTCAAGAATTTTGGCCTGACCGTCGTCGTGTCCGTCCTCATCTCCCTGCTGGTGGCGCGCATGATCACGCCGATGATCGCGGCCTATTTCCTGAAGGCGCATGGCCATGCCGAACATGGCGGCGGACGCTGGATGGACCTCTATATGCGGGCGCTGGCCTGGTCGCTGGACCGGCGCTCCGCCGACCGCAGGCTTGCAGCCATCGGACCCCGCAAGCCGTTCCGGCGCCGGTACGGCGCTGGCGCGGTGCTGCTGTTCGGCCTGGTCGGGCTGGCCTGGCTGGCAGGTGCGCTGGCGGTGATCGGCGGCGTCAACGTCATGCTGCCGGCGCTCGCCAGCATGGGCGCGTGGGCGGGCGTGTTCAGCTTCCTGCCGGACCTGCTGGCGCGGGTGCTGGGCTTCATCGCGTTGCTGGCCAGCCTGCTGCTGCTGCTGGCGGCGGCAGGGATGGCTAGCTGGCTGCTGGCGCGCGCGATGCTGCTGGCCACCAACGGTCTGTCGCGCCTCTTCGGCCACGGTTTCCGCGAATGGTACGGCCATCGCCGGGCCCGCTTCGGCGCGCGGATGCAGGATCATCGCGTATGGATGATCGGCACGGGCGCCGCCGCTCTGGTGATGACGGGCCTGCTGGGATACAATCTGCCCACGCAGTTCTTCCCCAATGCGGACAGCGATTTCTCGCGCATCAGCGTGACCATGGTGCCCGGCACCACCTTGCGCCAGACGGAGGCGGTGATCGACGCCATCGCCGAACGCATGCGGGAAGAGCAGGAGGTGCAGCTGGCGCTGGGCGTCGTGCGCGAGGGCGAGGGCACGGTCCGGCTGGTGTTCCGCGAGGATCGCAGGCGCACCAGCCTGGAGTTCGAGCGCGAGCTGGCGCCGGTGCTGCAGCAGTTCCCGGACGCGCGCGTCAACTTCCAGGACCCGAACGGCGGTGGGCCGGGCGGTGGCCGGGCGATCACCTCCATGTTGGCGGGTTCCGACAACGAGCAGTTGCAGCAGGCGGCGGCGGTGCTGGCCGAACAGATGCGCGGCGTGCCGGGCGTGGTCGCCCCGCGTGTGGAGGCGGACCTGCAACGGCCCGAGCTCATCATCCTGCCGCGGGAGGATCTGGCCGCCAGCCTGGGCGTCACCACCAGCGCGCTGAGCCAGGCGATCCGCATCGCCACGCTGGGTGACATCGACCAGAACGCCGCCCGTTTCAGCCTGTCGGACCGGCAGGTGCCGATCCGTGTGCGCCTGGACGAGCGTGACCGCCGCGACATCAGCAATATCCGCAACCTGCCGGTGCCGACCGCCAACGGCGGCTCCGTCCCGCTGGAACGGGTCGCCGACATCTCGTTCGGTGCGGGCCCCACCACGATCGAGCGCTACAACCAGAACCGTCGCGTCTTCGTCACCGCCGATGTCGCGCCCGGCTTCGCCAGCGGCGACGTGAAGAGCGCGATCAACCAGTTGCCGATCATGCTGGACCTGCCGACGGGCGTGTCCAACGCCCCGGTCGGGCAGGACGAATGGCAGCAGGACATGGTGCGCGACTTCGCCGTGGCGCTGGTCAGCGGCATCCTGCTGGTGTTCGCGGTGCTGGTGCTGCTGTACCGCCGGCTGGTGTCGCCGCTGGTCAACATGGCATCGCTGGCGCTGGCGCCGCTGGGCGGGCTGCTGCTGCTGACCGCGATCGGCCAGCCGATGAGCCTGCCGGTGTTCATCGGCATGCTGATGCTGTTCGGCATCGTCGGCAAGAACTCCATCCTGCTGATCGACTTCGCGATCGAGGAGATGGCGACCGGCGCGGAGAAGCGTGCTGCGATCATGGAAGCAGGGCACAAGCGCGCGCAGCCGATCATCATGACCACGGTCGCGATGACCGCGGGCATGATCCCCACCGCCCTGTCGCTGGGCGGCGACGGCGCCTGGCGCGCACCGATGGGCACGGTTGTGATCGGCGGCCTGATCCTGTCCACCCTGCTGACCCTGCTGATCGTACCCGCCGGCTTCAGCCTGGCCGACGGGCTGGAGAAGCGGCTGGGCCCGTGGATGCGCGGCCGGTTCCTGACCTACCGCCCAGGTGACGAGGTGCCTGCAGGAGCAGGTGCGCCGCACCCTGCCGAATGA
- a CDS encoding beta-eliminating lyase-related protein: MQFLSDNTAAVHPRVWEALRAADAPDAPYDGDALSRRLDEAFGALFGREVAVLWTATGTAANCLALGPMVPPHGAVLCHAQAHVENDEGGAPGFFLHGAKLMLVDAADAKLTVEALAARLDVIAPGVHWVQPHAITITQASELGCVYRPAELAALSALARARGLYLHMDGARFANAAAFLGADAATACGDVDALSFGCIKNGGMGAEAIVFFDTSLAEVARRRRKQAGQLASKGRFMAAQLLAMVEGDLWLANGRAANAAAAEIAGSAGDRLLHPVEANELFMRLDAGERESLRSRGFGFYDWGADAARFVTAWDTRQEDATALARALAAL; the protein is encoded by the coding sequence ATGCAGTTCCTGTCCGACAACACCGCCGCCGTGCATCCGCGTGTGTGGGAGGCGCTGCGCGCCGCCGATGCACCGGATGCACCCTATGACGGCGATGCGCTGAGCCGGCGGCTGGACGAGGCGTTCGGCGCCTTGTTCGGGCGGGAGGTGGCGGTGCTGTGGACGGCGACCGGCACTGCGGCCAATTGCCTGGCGCTCGGCCCCATGGTGCCGCCGCATGGCGCAGTGTTGTGCCACGCGCAAGCGCATGTGGAGAATGACGAAGGCGGTGCGCCCGGCTTCTTCCTGCATGGTGCGAAGCTGATGCTGGTGGACGCCGCCGATGCCAAGCTGACGGTCGAGGCGCTGGCGGCGCGGCTGGATGTCATCGCGCCCGGCGTCCACTGGGTGCAGCCGCATGCGATCACGATCACGCAGGCGAGCGAACTGGGCTGCGTCTACCGGCCCGCGGAACTGGCGGCGTTGTCGGCACTGGCGCGGGCACGCGGGCTGTACCTGCACATGGATGGCGCCCGCTTCGCCAATGCCGCGGCGTTCCTGGGCGCGGATGCGGCGACGGCGTGCGGCGATGTCGATGCGCTGAGCTTCGGCTGCATCAAGAATGGCGGCATGGGGGCGGAGGCGATCGTGTTCTTCGACACCAGCCTGGCGGAGGTCGCCCGGCGGCGGCGCAAGCAGGCGGGCCAATTGGCCAGCAAGGGCCGATTCATGGCGGCGCAATTGCTGGCCATGGTGGAAGGTGACCTGTGGCTCGCCAATGGCCGCGCGGCCAACGCCGCCGCGGCGGAGATCGCCGGCAGCGCGGGCGACCGGCTGCTGCACCCCGTGGAGGCAAACGAACTGTTCATGCGGCTGGACGCGGGCGAGCGGGAGTCGCTGCGGTCGCGGGGTTTCGGCTTCTACGACTGGGGCGCGGATGCCGCCCGTTTCGTGACCGCATGGGATACGCGCCAGGAAGATGCGACGGCACTGGCCCGCGCACTGGCCGCGTTGTGA
- a CDS encoding DUF445 domain-containing protein has product MRRVATALLVGMALLWALAHALERGGGHPAWGWLAAFAEAAMVGGLADWFAVTALFRHPLGVPIPHTAIIPRNKDRIADTMAGFLRANFLTPAVIARRLHATNPARLLGEFLQRPQAERGTRLRAGVAGLAADALESLDPRALGEQVRHLLARQAGRLELAPLMGHTLSAIIAGGRHRPLMDAMIRWLGTVLEGNEALVRRMVSDRAGSVLRWTGLDERLGNTVVDGLYRMLAELLVDPDHPLRRKVDESLARLAHDLVHDPEMRAKVEAAKARVLANPAAGEWWMGVWERLRTGLIASLRDGGTAASLDDSLAELGRALAAEPRLQLQVNRFARRTLVGVASRYGGGIVALVSDTVKRWDANTVTARIEGAVGRDLQFIRINGTLVGGLVGLLLHAVTQTL; this is encoded by the coding sequence ATGCGCCGGGTCGCCACCGCGTTGCTGGTGGGCATGGCGCTGCTGTGGGCGCTGGCCCATGCGCTGGAACGTGGCGGCGGCCATCCGGCATGGGGGTGGCTGGCGGCCTTCGCGGAGGCGGCGATGGTAGGCGGCCTGGCGGACTGGTTCGCCGTGACCGCGCTGTTCCGCCATCCGCTGGGCGTGCCGATCCCGCACACCGCGATCATTCCACGCAACAAGGACCGTATCGCCGACACGATGGCGGGATTCCTGCGGGCGAATTTCCTGACCCCTGCGGTGATCGCCCGTCGGCTGCACGCCACCAATCCCGCGCGCCTGCTGGGCGAGTTCCTGCAGCGCCCTCAGGCGGAGCGTGGCACGCGCCTGCGCGCAGGGGTTGCGGGTTTGGCGGCGGACGCGCTGGAATCGCTCGATCCCCGCGCGCTGGGCGAACAGGTGCGACATCTGCTGGCGCGTCAGGCGGGGCGGTTGGAATTGGCGCCATTGATGGGCCACACGCTGTCCGCGATCATCGCTGGCGGACGCCACCGGCCATTGATGGACGCGATGATCCGCTGGCTCGGTACGGTGCTGGAGGGGAACGAGGCGCTGGTACGACGGATGGTCAGCGACCGCGCCGGATCGGTGCTGCGCTGGACAGGGCTGGACGAACGGCTGGGCAATACCGTGGTGGACGGCCTTTACCGCATGTTGGCCGAACTGCTGGTCGATCCCGATCACCCGCTGCGCCGGAAGGTGGACGAGAGCCTGGCGCGGCTGGCGCACGATCTGGTGCACGACCCCGAAATGCGCGCGAAGGTGGAGGCGGCGAAGGCGCGGGTACTGGCCAATCCCGCCGCCGGCGAATGGTGGATGGGGGTATGGGAACGGTTGCGGACGGGCCTGATCGCCAGTCTGCGGGACGGTGGCACCGCCGCATCGCTGGATGACAGCCTGGCGGAACTGGGCCGCGCTCTCGCGGCGGAGCCGCGGCTGCAATTGCAGGTGAACCGCTTCGCCCGGCGCACGCTGGTGGGTGTCGCCAGCCGGTATGGTGGCGGCATCGTGGCGCTGGTGTCCGATACCGTGAAGCGGTGGGACGCCAACACCGTGACCGCCCGGATCGAGGGGGCGGTGGGCCGCGACCTGCAGTTCATCCGCATCAACGGCACGCTGGTGGGCGGGCTGGTCGGCCTGCTGCTCCATGCGGTGACGCAAACGCTATGA
- a CDS encoding SDR family NAD(P)-dependent oxidoreductase, protein MSHLFIWGLGYSASHVRTIARIAGWQVTATGSAGDLPFDDEAAVARALHDATHVLSSVPPVGDSDPVLDRYAPLMAGKVLAYLSSAGVYGDAGGAWVDESAPVGTGRRTARSVADARWLALGARVLRLPGIYGPGRSALERVADERAHRIDLADQVFSRVHVHDIASGVMAALGGPPGAYNLADDLPASQNAVIEEACRLLGRAPPPLQSMEQAQLSPMARGFYAENRRVANGRAKRVLGWLPRYPDYRSGLTACLSTGGSCIGAARPRSATTSPTIASTAPVPATVDQR, encoded by the coding sequence ATGTCGCATCTGTTCATCTGGGGCCTCGGCTATTCGGCCAGCCATGTCCGCACCATCGCCCGTATCGCCGGCTGGCAGGTCACCGCCACGGGCAGCGCCGGGGATCTCCCGTTCGACGATGAGGCCGCGGTGGCGCGGGCGCTGCATGACGCCACCCATGTCCTGTCCAGCGTGCCGCCGGTCGGCGACAGCGACCCGGTGCTGGACCGCTACGCCCCGCTGATGGCGGGCAAGGTGCTGGCCTATCTCTCCTCCGCCGGGGTCTATGGCGATGCGGGCGGCGCCTGGGTGGACGAAAGCGCACCGGTGGGCACCGGCCGCCGCACCGCGCGCAGCGTGGCCGATGCCCGCTGGCTGGCGCTTGGCGCGCGGGTGCTGCGCCTGCCGGGCATCTACGGCCCCGGTCGCAGCGCGCTGGAGCGGGTGGCGGACGAGCGCGCGCACCGCATCGATCTGGCCGATCAGGTGTTCAGCCGGGTGCACGTCCACGACATCGCCAGCGGCGTCATGGCCGCGCTGGGTGGGCCGCCCGGCGCCTACAATCTGGCCGACGACCTGCCCGCCAGCCAGAACGCGGTGATCGAGGAGGCTTGCCGCCTGCTTGGTCGCGCGCCGCCGCCGCTGCAATCGATGGAACAGGCGCAATTGTCGCCGATGGCGCGCGGCTTCTATGCGGAAAACCGCCGGGTGGCGAACGGCCGGGCGAAACGGGTGCTCGGCTGGCTGCCGCGCTACCCCGATTATCGCAGCGGGCTGACCGCCTGCCTTTCCACCGGCGGCTCCTGCATCGGTGCCGCGCGGCCGCGCAGCGCGACCACCAGCCCGACCATCGCCAGCACCGCCCCGGTGCCCGCGACGGTGGACCAGCGATAG
- a CDS encoding efflux RND transporter periplasmic adaptor subunit, producing the protein MNYETRSLDFAAGTAPGTGDSRAFAAGASPDLDQPEEERARRTRRRLLITGGVVVVALAGLAFLLSHGGGQADFAPQEVAQSVSVVTPGRSSVAGTITATGTLAARRPMPVGAVGEGGNVVSIPVDAGDWVRQGQVLAVIDRSVQTEQARSLQAQIDVARADLDLAQSNLERANQLVERGFISQANIDQLTATRDAARARVRVAQAQYREAQARNARLNIVAPAAGLVLERNVEVGQVVSGGATALFTIARGGEIELLARVGETELQQISTGVPAEITPVGTQQTFTGQVWQVSPVIDQQNRQGTARIALAYNDALRPGGFATARINAGAVTAPMLPESAIQTATDGTSFVYVVGNDNKVARRPVRLGQVTPQGIAIAEGLTGSERVVLRAGGFLTDGDTVRPVVQRPSAAARRPN; encoded by the coding sequence ATGAATTACGAAACAAGGTCGCTGGATTTCGCCGCCGGCACTGCGCCGGGCACCGGTGATTCGCGGGCCTTCGCGGCGGGCGCGTCGCCTGACCTCGACCAGCCGGAGGAGGAGCGTGCCCGGCGCACGCGCCGGCGGCTGCTGATCACCGGCGGCGTGGTCGTGGTGGCCCTGGCCGGCCTCGCCTTCCTGCTGAGCCATGGCGGCGGGCAGGCTGACTTCGCCCCGCAGGAAGTCGCGCAATCCGTATCGGTAGTGACGCCGGGCCGATCGTCCGTCGCGGGTACGATCACCGCGACCGGCACGCTGGCGGCGCGCCGGCCGATGCCGGTAGGCGCGGTGGGCGAAGGCGGCAATGTCGTGTCCATCCCGGTGGATGCGGGCGACTGGGTGCGGCAGGGCCAGGTGCTGGCCGTCATCGACCGTTCCGTCCAGACCGAGCAGGCGCGCAGCCTGCAGGCGCAGATTGACGTTGCGCGCGCCGATCTCGATCTCGCGCAGTCCAATTTGGAGCGCGCCAACCAGCTGGTCGAACGCGGCTTCATCAGTCAGGCCAATATCGATCAGCTGACCGCGACCCGCGATGCCGCCCGTGCCCGGGTGCGCGTGGCGCAGGCTCAGTACCGGGAGGCGCAGGCGCGCAACGCGCGGCTGAACATCGTGGCGCCCGCCGCCGGCCTGGTGCTGGAACGCAATGTGGAGGTGGGTCAGGTGGTCAGCGGCGGCGCGACCGCCCTGTTCACCATCGCTCGCGGGGGGGAGATCGAACTGCTCGCCCGCGTCGGCGAAACCGAATTGCAGCAGATCAGCACAGGCGTGCCGGCGGAGATCACGCCGGTCGGAACGCAGCAGACCTTCACCGGCCAGGTGTGGCAGGTGTCGCCGGTGATCGACCAGCAGAACCGCCAGGGCACGGCGCGCATCGCGCTCGCCTACAACGACGCATTGCGGCCCGGCGGCTTTGCCACCGCGCGGATCAATGCGGGCGCGGTGACCGCGCCGATGCTGCCCGAAAGCGCGATCCAGACGGCGACGGACGGCACCAGCTTCGTCTATGTGGTCGGCAACGACAACAAGGTCGCCCGCCGTCCGGTGCGACTGGGGCAGGTGACGCCGCAGGGCATCGCCATCGCCGAAGGGCTGACCGGCAGCGAGCGGGTGGTCCTGCGCGCCGGCGGCTTCCTGACCGACGGCGACACTGTACGCCCGGTGGTGCAGCGGCCGTCCGCCGCCGCCCGGCGCCCGAACTGA
- a CDS encoding GNAT family N-acetyltransferase — protein MAIEITHTDETTHGAYRAEVPGAARPAELTWRARGTTRIADHTFVPAEARGGGIAMQLVEALVADAKEQGFTIEPACSYVEAAFRRHPEWSDLRAPIPS, from the coding sequence ATGGCCATTGAAATCACCCATACCGACGAGACCACGCATGGCGCCTACCGCGCAGAGGTCCCCGGTGCCGCCCGCCCGGCCGAACTGACCTGGCGCGCGCGCGGCACCACCCGCATCGCCGACCACACCTTCGTCCCGGCAGAGGCGCGCGGCGGCGGCATCGCCATGCAACTGGTGGAGGCGCTGGTCGCCGATGCGAAGGAGCAGGGCTTCACCATCGAACCCGCCTGCTCCTATGTCGAGGCCGCCTTCCGCCGCCATCCTGAGTGGTCGGACCTGCGGGCGCCGATCCCCAGCTAA